The Geobacter sp. AOG2 genome includes a window with the following:
- the recC gene encoding exodeoxyribonuclease V subunit gamma encodes MGILNVITSSSLQRLIGRMAADFAVQTGSPLAPETVVVQSSGMARWIAMELARLNGISANLRFPFPNEQLEEIFRAVLPDITSPSPFAPDVMAWRIMAALPELLDRPGFEPLRRYCSGRRDSRALLQLSRTIADTFDQYTIFRPEALLAWDRGDGDNWQPQLWRAVSFEFPGQHRAALLRRFRERLAAGPIPAGRLPGRFNLFGISYLPPFHLEAISLLTRIADVRFYLLNPCGEYWGDIISRKRQADLLLRPELPVDADEYFETGNPLLSSLGTLGQEFFSMLLDSGADTENMDEGVTLPTGASLLSLIQADILELRDRSSGNAEKGIVAANDNSIRVNSCHNPMREMEVLYDNLLAMFQELPSLEPRQVVVMTPDIETYAPYISAVFGAGSGDRPAIPYTIADQSQRRDNPAIETFLRILALPSSRFGINRVLELLESPHVMARFSLTSDELQDIRSWLRDSGVRWGLDRDHRSSLGFPPFAENSWQTALDRMFLGYAMVPDHNRLFGEMLPYPGIEGTRATALGKLAGFMGSVREAAALLGRPHTLVEWAECLASVADSLLSPVEAADTGLKPLHEAFGQLKDMQEKSGFSTTLDPEALTDHLTTLLDRPGASYGFLGGRVTFCAMLPMRSIPFRVVCLTGMNDGVFPRVKRSPGFSLLAGKRRRGDRSLRDEDRYLFLEALMSATERLYISYTGQSERDNSELPPSVAVSELLDYVKMGFVTDGSGGEQRPPAVATHHRLQGFNPAYFNSKGDGALFSYAQGTCKALETRRTAGRRSLPFIAGELPEPDGTWREVELDDLIRFFTNPAAYFLALRLGIRPVRPGSEAEEREAFSLDGLTGFNLKQEMVALLLEGNDCRGLYTAARAASRLPPLAAGQVAFDRALDEARGFRDRLAPHLADHLAPLPFSLELGAFKLSGTMNGIRRERLLRYRCARLRSRDRLALWIEHLALCCAPAHGYPRESLLVCRDSMLSLPPLEDAARLLEDLLDIYGSGLRCPLPFFPETSYSFLKKGQQEAQRSWFGAPFSRLKPESADPAFTFCFGRNNPLEDTFEQLAERVFGPFLTVAREGAP; translated from the coding sequence ATGGGCATCCTTAACGTCATCACAAGCAGTTCCCTGCAACGCCTCATTGGCCGCATGGCGGCTGATTTCGCCGTGCAGACCGGTTCTCCCCTGGCTCCTGAAACGGTGGTGGTGCAGAGTTCCGGCATGGCGCGCTGGATCGCCATGGAACTGGCGCGCCTGAACGGAATCTCCGCCAACCTGCGTTTCCCCTTCCCCAACGAGCAATTGGAGGAGATCTTCCGCGCCGTATTGCCCGACATCACCTCACCCTCCCCCTTTGCACCCGACGTCATGGCCTGGCGGATCATGGCGGCCTTGCCGGAGTTGCTGGATCGGCCGGGATTCGAGCCGCTACGCCGCTACTGCTCCGGACGCCGGGACAGCCGGGCTTTGTTGCAACTCTCCCGCACAATTGCCGATACCTTCGACCAGTACACCATCTTCCGCCCCGAAGCGCTTTTGGCCTGGGACCGAGGCGACGGTGACAACTGGCAGCCCCAGCTCTGGAGGGCTGTATCATTTGAGTTTCCCGGACAACACCGTGCAGCGCTCCTGCGCCGGTTCAGAGAGCGGTTAGCAGCCGGTCCCATCCCCGCGGGGCGTTTGCCGGGACGCTTCAACCTGTTCGGCATCTCCTACCTGCCCCCCTTCCACCTGGAAGCGATCTCGCTTCTGACCCGGATCGCCGATGTGCGGTTCTACCTGCTCAACCCCTGCGGCGAGTATTGGGGCGACATCATCTCGCGCAAACGGCAGGCTGACCTGCTGCTCCGCCCGGAGTTGCCGGTCGATGCCGATGAATATTTCGAGACCGGAAACCCGCTCCTTTCCTCCTTGGGCACCCTGGGGCAGGAGTTCTTCTCCATGCTTCTCGACAGCGGCGCCGACACGGAGAACATGGACGAAGGGGTTACCCTGCCGACGGGTGCCAGTCTCTTGTCCCTGATCCAGGCAGATATTCTGGAACTGCGCGACAGGAGTTCCGGAAACGCGGAAAAAGGTATCGTCGCGGCCAACGACAACTCCATCCGGGTCAATAGCTGCCACAACCCCATGCGCGAGATGGAAGTACTCTACGACAACCTGCTGGCCATGTTTCAGGAACTGCCCAGCCTGGAGCCGCGCCAGGTCGTGGTAATGACACCGGACATCGAAACCTATGCTCCTTACATCTCGGCCGTGTTCGGCGCAGGCAGCGGAGACAGGCCTGCGATCCCCTACACCATTGCCGATCAGAGCCAGCGACGGGACAACCCGGCCATCGAGACCTTCCTGCGCATCCTGGCCCTCCCCTCCAGCCGCTTCGGTATTAACCGGGTACTGGAATTGCTGGAATCGCCCCACGTAATGGCACGTTTTTCCCTGACTTCCGACGAGTTACAGGATATCCGTTCATGGCTGCGCGATAGCGGCGTCCGCTGGGGGCTGGACCGGGACCACCGCTCTTCCCTCGGTTTCCCCCCCTTTGCCGAGAACAGTTGGCAGACTGCGTTGGACCGAATGTTCTTGGGCTATGCCATGGTCCCCGACCATAACCGGCTCTTTGGGGAAATGCTCCCCTACCCCGGTATCGAGGGGACCCGTGCCACGGCCCTGGGCAAACTGGCCGGGTTCATGGGTTCAGTCCGCGAGGCCGCCGCCCTTCTGGGACGCCCGCACACTCTGGTGGAGTGGGCGGAGTGTCTCGCGTCGGTTGCCGACAGCCTGCTCAGTCCGGTCGAAGCAGCGGATACCGGCCTCAAACCGCTGCACGAGGCTTTTGGGCAGCTCAAGGACATGCAGGAAAAGAGCGGTTTTTCCACAACCCTCGACCCGGAGGCCCTGACCGACCACCTCACGACCCTACTCGACCGGCCGGGGGCCTCCTACGGTTTTCTGGGGGGCCGCGTCACCTTTTGCGCCATGCTCCCCATGCGCAGCATCCCGTTCCGGGTGGTGTGCCTGACCGGCATGAATGACGGTGTCTTTCCACGGGTCAAACGCTCGCCTGGCTTCAGCCTGCTGGCCGGCAAGCGCCGTCGCGGCGACCGGTCGCTCCGGGACGAAGACCGCTACCTATTTCTTGAGGCTCTCATGTCGGCCACGGAACGCCTCTACATCAGTTATACCGGCCAAAGCGAGCGGGACAACAGCGAACTTCCTCCCTCGGTAGCGGTCAGTGAACTGCTGGACTACGTCAAGATGGGGTTCGTGACCGATGGTTCAGGTGGCGAACAACGCCCTCCGGCTGTGGCGACACACCATCGCCTGCAAGGCTTCAACCCTGCCTATTTCAACTCCAAAGGGGATGGGGCACTGTTCAGCTATGCGCAGGGCACCTGCAAGGCACTGGAAACCAGGCGAACCGCCGGCCGCCGGTCTCTCCCCTTCATAGCAGGGGAATTGCCGGAACCGGACGGCACTTGGCGCGAAGTGGAGTTGGACGACCTGATCCGCTTCTTCACCAATCCGGCTGCCTATTTCCTGGCTCTACGCCTGGGAATACGCCCCGTCAGGCCCGGCAGCGAGGCCGAAGAGCGGGAAGCCTTCAGTCTGGACGGACTGACGGGATTCAACCTGAAACAGGAGATGGTAGCGCTTTTGCTCGAAGGAAATGATTGCCGGGGACTCTATACCGCAGCCCGTGCCGCTTCCCGGCTACCGCCGCTGGCTGCCGGGCAGGTTGCATTCGACAGGGCACTGGACGAGGCGCGGGGCTTTCGTGACCGGCTTGCCCCTCATCTCGCCGACCACCTGGCCCCCCTGCCGTTCTCCCTGGAGTTGGGCGCATTCAAACTTTCCGGGACCATGAATGGCATCCGTCGTGAACGCCTGCTTCGCTACCGTTGCGCTCGCCTCAGATCCAGGGACCGGCTTGCCCTCTGGATCGAGCACTTGGCGCTCTGCTGCGCTCCGGCCCACGGTTACCCGCGGGAAAGTCTCCTGGTATGCCGCGACAGCATGCTCTCCCTACCACCTCTGGAGGATGCGGCCCGCTTGCTGGAAGACTTGCTCGATATCTACGGCAGTGGGTTGCGCTGCCCCCTTCCCTTCTTCCCCGAAACCTCCTACAGTTTTCTGAAAAAGGGACAGCAGGAGGCGCAACGAAGCTGGTTCGGTGCCCCCTTCAGCCGACTGAAGCCGGAGTCGGCCGACCCGGCCTTCACGTTCTGTTTCGGGCGTAACAACCCGCTTGAGGACACCTTTGAACAGCTTGCCGAAAGGGTTTTCGGGCCGTTCCTGACGGTGGCTCGGGAGGGTGCACCATGA
- the gmk gene encoding guanylate kinase: MKREGLILIISAPSGAGKTSLCNELLQRFPSMKESVSYTTRSPRAGEVDGQDYFFVSRPEFERMVTEDAFAEWAEVHGNLYGTALKTLEEARRNGIDLVLDIDCQGAMILKERLDGGVFVFILPPSMEELRHRLESRSSDAREVIERRIVRAADEIKECRWYDFIVINDRFQDAAEELSAIVLAQRRRTSRMLEQVAKLFDI, encoded by the coding sequence ATGAAACGCGAAGGCCTGATCCTTATCATTTCGGCTCCCTCCGGGGCCGGTAAAACCTCCCTCTGCAATGAACTTTTGCAGCGCTTCCCGTCCATGAAGGAGTCGGTCAGTTACACGACCCGATCCCCCCGGGCCGGAGAGGTAGATGGTCAGGACTACTTCTTCGTCTCCCGGCCGGAGTTCGAACGCATGGTGACCGAAGACGCCTTTGCCGAGTGGGCCGAGGTGCACGGCAACCTGTACGGTACCGCGTTGAAAACCCTGGAGGAGGCCCGTCGCAACGGCATTGATCTGGTACTGGATATCGATTGTCAAGGGGCGATGATCCTGAAGGAGCGCCTTGACGGCGGTGTGTTTGTGTTCATTCTACCCCCGAGTATGGAGGAACTCCGTCATCGTTTGGAAAGCCGTTCGTCGGACGCCAGGGAGGTTATCGAGCGCCGTATCGTGCGGGCCGCGGACGAAATTAAGGAATGCCGCTGGTACGATTTCATCGTCATTAATGACCGTTTCCAGGATGCTGCCGAGGAATTGTCGGCCATTGTTCTGGCGCAGCGCCGCCGCACCTCCCGCATGCTGGAGCAGGTGGCGAAATTGTTTGATATCTGA
- a CDS encoding YicC/YloC family endoribonuclease → MIKSMTGYGKGEAASDRGTFTVEIRSVNHRYGEVSVRMPRGFMALESDVKRAVLFLIKRGKIDVFIQWEEAMAGQSLPQVDTTLARAYFTTFNHLAGELGLLGQVPLSLVIAQKGVLRESSVTFEEEDYRDQLMSAVQTAVTALDAMRTREGEALAVDLSARRDQVAEWTALIRERTPVVVVEYRQKLKTRLEQLLEGAEMDEARLAQEVALMADRCDVTEELVRLASHFAQFDEALRLPEPVGRKLDFLMQEMNREVNTIGSKSSDAEITSLVIRVKAEMEKMREQVQNVE, encoded by the coding sequence ATGATAAAGAGTATGACCGGATATGGTAAGGGGGAAGCAGCTTCCGACCGGGGAACCTTCACGGTGGAGATCCGCTCGGTCAATCACCGCTATGGTGAGGTGTCGGTGCGCATGCCGCGTGGCTTCATGGCCCTGGAAAGCGATGTCAAGCGGGCAGTCCTGTTTCTGATCAAACGGGGCAAGATCGATGTCTTCATACAGTGGGAGGAGGCCATGGCCGGCCAATCGCTGCCTCAGGTTGACACCACCCTGGCGCGGGCCTACTTCACGACGTTTAACCACTTGGCTGGAGAACTGGGACTCCTGGGGCAGGTGCCGCTCTCCTTGGTGATCGCCCAGAAAGGGGTCCTGCGGGAGAGCAGCGTCACCTTTGAAGAGGAAGATTACCGCGATCAGCTCATGTCGGCGGTCCAGACCGCCGTGACAGCACTCGACGCCATGCGCACGAGGGAAGGGGAGGCGTTGGCCGTCGATCTGTCGGCCCGGCGCGACCAAGTGGCGGAATGGACCGCCCTGATCAGGGAACGGACCCCGGTTGTGGTGGTCGAGTACCGCCAGAAGCTGAAGACCCGCCTGGAGCAGCTTCTGGAAGGGGCGGAGATGGACGAGGCCCGCTTGGCCCAGGAGGTGGCCCTGATGGCCGACCGGTGCGATGTCACCGAAGAGTTGGTGCGGCTCGCCAGCCACTTTGCCCAGTTCGACGAGGCGCTGCGCCTGCCGGAACCGGTGGGGCGCAAACTGGATTTTCTGATGCAGGAGATGAACCGGGAGGTCAACACCATCGGCTCCAAATCCAGCGACGCCGAGATTACCTCGCTGGTCATTCGGGTCAAGGCCGAGATGGAGAAGATGCGCGAGCAGGTGCAGAACGTCGAATAG
- the rpoZ gene encoding DNA-directed RNA polymerase subunit omega, with the protein MARVTVEDCLEKVDNRFLLVMLASKRVKQLYKGAHPLIDPKNNRLVVTALREIAAGKVSFEINKKQQAR; encoded by the coding sequence ATGGCACGGGTAACGGTTGAAGATTGCCTTGAAAAGGTTGATAATCGCTTTCTTCTGGTGATGTTGGCCTCCAAGCGGGTTAAGCAGCTCTACAAAGGGGCCCATCCGCTGATTGACCCGAAGAATAATCGCCTGGTGGTGACCGCTTTGCGGGAAATTGCTGCCGGCAAGGTCAGTTTCGAGATAAACAAGAAGCAGCAAGCCCGCTAA
- a CDS encoding RidA family protein — protein sequence MTGETITTDKAPAAIGPYAQAIKANGLLFCSGQIALDPATGELVTGDVAVQTERVMANIAAVLAAAGTGFPQVVKTTIFLADMSDFGAVNEIYGRCFTDHKPARSTVAVRGLPRGALVEIEVVALT from the coding sequence ATGACAGGCGAAACGATAACGACAGACAAGGCCCCGGCTGCCATCGGGCCCTATGCACAGGCCATCAAGGCCAATGGGTTGCTTTTCTGCTCCGGCCAGATCGCCCTTGACCCGGCAACCGGAGAGTTGGTGACAGGGGATGTGGCTGTGCAGACCGAACGGGTGATGGCGAACATTGCCGCAGTTCTGGCTGCTGCCGGTACAGGGTTTCCACAGGTGGTCAAGACGACCATCTTTCTGGCGGATATGAGTGATTTTGGTGCGGTGAACGAGATCTACGGCCGCTGTTTCACTGATCACAAACCAGCCCGTTCAACGGTTGCGGTCAGGGGCCTGCCCCGGGGAGCGCTGGTTGAGATTGAGGTAGTCGCCCTGACATGA
- a CDS encoding bifunctional (p)ppGpp synthetase/guanosine-3',5'-bis(diphosphate) 3'-pyrophosphohydrolase: MIRLNDIIDKVTAYNPTADLNIIRKAYVYCAKVHQGQTRLSGEPYIIHPMEVAGLLAELRLDVPSIVTGFLHDTIEDTLTTYDELTEMFGEEVAKLVDGVTKISKIHFKTKQESQAENFRKMLLAMANDIRVILVKLADRLHNMRTLEFQPEAKQRTIAQETMDIYAPIANRLGISWVKVELEDLSFRYLNSEIYFDLARKVSLKKKEREAYVEEAKSIISEKLAFQGIHGEVSGRSKHLYSIYRKMEKRNVEFEEIYDLLAIRILVEDVRECYEVLGVIHSAWKPIPGRFKDYIAMPKGNMYQSLHTTVIGPHGDRMEVQIRTHEMHRVADAGIAAHWKYKEGKGYDEKEVKRFAWLRQLLEWQQELQDSKEFMDSVKVDLFPEEVYVFTPKGDVKGFPKGSTPIDFAYSVHSDVGHRCVGAKVNGKLVPLKYELKNGDIVEVITSPHHTPSKDWLKIVHSSRARNRIRAWIKVEERKRSIVLGREICEKDFRKYSINLQKIQKTGDFKKIAGEFGFAGDDDLLAAVGYGKISSGQIIGKLVPAEKLQERTERKESRLTAVINKLKGKTSSAVEISGVDDVLVRFAKCCNPVPGDDIIGFITRGKGVTIHTADCKFALESDPERQIDVAWNKIKTAALPVKIKVICHDVKGILANITMAITNCEANIASAHIQSTIDQRGENTFEVNVSDLAHLRKVMNAIMKVKGVIKVERLKQ, translated from the coding sequence ATGATCAGGCTTAACGACATTATCGACAAGGTGACAGCGTACAACCCTACGGCTGATCTCAATATCATCCGTAAGGCCTACGTTTATTGCGCCAAGGTACATCAGGGCCAAACGCGCCTGTCGGGGGAGCCGTACATCATCCACCCCATGGAGGTGGCCGGTCTGCTGGCTGAATTGCGTCTGGACGTCCCCAGCATCGTCACCGGCTTCCTCCACGATACCATCGAAGATACCCTCACAACCTATGACGAATTGACGGAGATGTTCGGTGAAGAGGTTGCCAAGCTGGTGGATGGGGTCACCAAGATCAGCAAGATCCATTTTAAGACCAAGCAGGAAAGCCAGGCCGAGAACTTTCGCAAGATGCTCTTGGCCATGGCCAACGACATCCGTGTCATTCTGGTGAAGTTGGCCGATCGTCTGCACAATATGCGCACCCTGGAGTTTCAGCCGGAGGCCAAGCAACGTACCATCGCCCAGGAGACGATGGACATCTATGCTCCCATCGCCAATCGTTTGGGCATATCCTGGGTCAAGGTGGAGCTGGAGGATCTGTCGTTCCGTTACCTCAACTCCGAGATATATTTTGACCTGGCCCGCAAGGTCTCCCTAAAGAAGAAGGAGCGCGAGGCATACGTTGAGGAGGCAAAATCGATCATCTCCGAAAAGCTGGCCTTTCAGGGCATACATGGCGAGGTTTCCGGTCGGAGCAAGCATCTTTACTCCATCTATCGCAAGATGGAGAAGCGCAACGTGGAGTTCGAGGAAATCTACGACCTGTTGGCCATCCGCATCCTGGTGGAGGACGTGCGCGAGTGCTACGAGGTGCTGGGGGTGATCCATTCGGCCTGGAAGCCGATACCGGGCCGTTTCAAGGACTACATTGCCATGCCCAAGGGGAACATGTACCAGTCATTGCACACGACGGTCATCGGTCCCCACGGCGACAGGATGGAGGTGCAGATTCGCACCCACGAGATGCACCGTGTGGCCGATGCCGGCATTGCAGCCCACTGGAAGTACAAGGAGGGTAAGGGGTACGACGAGAAGGAGGTCAAGCGCTTTGCCTGGCTGCGGCAACTGTTGGAATGGCAGCAGGAGCTCCAGGATTCCAAGGAGTTCATGGATTCGGTCAAGGTGGATCTTTTTCCCGAGGAAGTCTACGTCTTTACCCCCAAGGGCGATGTGAAGGGCTTCCCCAAAGGTTCCACGCCGATAGATTTCGCCTACAGCGTGCATAGCGACGTGGGGCATCGTTGTGTGGGCGCCAAGGTTAACGGTAAACTGGTACCGCTCAAGTATGAGCTGAAGAACGGCGATATCGTTGAGGTCATCACCTCGCCCCACCATACGCCCAGCAAGGATTGGCTCAAGATCGTCCACAGCTCCCGTGCCCGCAACCGGATACGCGCCTGGATCAAGGTTGAGGAGCGTAAGCGGAGCATCGTGCTGGGTCGCGAGATTTGTGAGAAAGATTTTCGTAAATATTCCATCAATTTGCAGAAGATTCAGAAGACCGGCGACTTCAAAAAAATTGCGGGAGAGTTCGGTTTTGCCGGAGATGATGACCTGTTGGCCGCGGTGGGGTACGGCAAGATCTCCAGCGGTCAGATTATCGGTAAGCTCGTGCCTGCCGAAAAGCTGCAGGAGCGGACTGAGCGCAAGGAGTCACGCCTCACAGCAGTCATCAACAAACTCAAGGGTAAGACCTCCAGTGCGGTGGAAATCAGCGGCGTTGATGATGTATTGGTACGCTTCGCCAAATGTTGTAACCCGGTGCCGGGAGACGATATCATTGGCTTCATCACTCGCGGCAAGGGAGTCACGATCCATACCGCCGACTGCAAGTTCGCCTTGGAGAGCGATCCGGAACGGCAGATCGATGTGGCCTGGAACAAGATCAAAACCGCAGCCCTGCCGGTCAAGATCAAGGTCATCTGCCACGACGTCAAGGGTATCCTGGCGAACATCACCATGGCCATCACCAATTGCGAGGCCAATATTGCCAGTGCCCATATACAGAGTACCATCGACCAGCGCGGCGAAAATACCTTCGAGGTAAATGTCAGCGACTTGGCGCACCTGCGCAAGGTGATGAACGCCATCATGAAGGTGAAGGGTGTCATTAAAGTGGAGAGGTTAAAACAATGA
- a CDS encoding aminotransferase class I/II-fold pyridoxal phosphate-dependent enzyme, which yields MNPLAQELNDLLAQHNPHVLEMLSDLGKNLFFPKGILTQSAEAKEKAHKFNATIGIATENGGPMFLSCIQDKLSAFDPKDIFPYAPPAGKPELRSLWREKQLRENPSLQGKHFSNPIVTNALTHGLSIVADMFIDKGDHLILPDMLWGNYNLTFGTCSGAIVKKHPTFTVTGGYDIDAFKAVLKDSAEEKGKAVVLLNFPNNPSGYTPTVAEGDALVAAIKEVAESGCNIVAVTDDAYFGLFYEDSLKESLFGKLANLHPRILAVKLDGATKEEFVWGFRTGFVTFADGNEYENAPVMTALEKKTMGIIRARISNCPHPSQTFVIEALRSPQFLAQKEEKFQIMKGRALKTKAVLNSGKYDSVWTYYPFNSGYFMCLKLKTVDAEKLRVHLLDKYGVGAISTSKTDLRIAFSCIAEEHIPELFDIIYQGVQDLA from the coding sequence ATGAACCCATTGGCACAAGAACTGAACGACCTGCTCGCCCAACACAACCCCCATGTTCTGGAAATGCTGTCCGATCTCGGGAAAAACCTCTTCTTCCCCAAGGGAATCCTGACCCAATCGGCCGAAGCCAAGGAAAAAGCACACAAATTCAACGCCACCATCGGCATTGCCACCGAGAACGGCGGGCCGATGTTCCTGTCGTGCATCCAGGACAAGCTGTCAGCCTTCGACCCCAAGGATATCTTTCCCTATGCCCCCCCTGCCGGCAAGCCGGAACTGCGTTCCCTGTGGCGGGAGAAACAATTGCGGGAAAACCCGAGCCTTCAGGGTAAACATTTCAGCAACCCCATCGTCACCAACGCACTGACCCATGGCCTCTCCATCGTCGCCGACATGTTCATCGACAAGGGGGATCACCTGATCCTTCCCGACATGCTCTGGGGTAACTACAACCTGACATTCGGCACCTGTAGCGGTGCCATCGTCAAGAAGCACCCGACCTTCACCGTAACCGGCGGCTACGACATCGACGCCTTCAAGGCGGTTCTGAAGGACAGCGCCGAGGAAAAAGGCAAAGCCGTCGTCCTGCTCAACTTCCCCAATAACCCCAGCGGCTACACCCCGACCGTTGCCGAAGGCGATGCCCTGGTGGCGGCTATCAAGGAAGTGGCCGAATCCGGCTGCAACATCGTCGCCGTGACCGACGACGCCTACTTTGGCCTCTTCTACGAGGACAGCCTCAAGGAGTCCCTGTTCGGCAAGCTCGCCAACCTCCATCCGCGCATCCTGGCGGTCAAGTTGGACGGCGCCACCAAGGAGGAGTTCGTCTGGGGCTTCCGTACCGGGTTCGTCACCTTTGCCGACGGCAATGAGTACGAAAACGCACCGGTCATGACCGCCCTGGAGAAGAAGACCATGGGGATCATCCGCGCTCGCATCTCCAACTGTCCGCACCCCTCCCAGACCTTCGTCATCGAGGCGCTGCGCTCGCCCCAGTTCCTGGCCCAGAAGGAAGAAAAATTCCAGATCATGAAAGGACGCGCCCTGAAAACCAAGGCAGTCCTCAACAGCGGGAAGTATGATTCTGTCTGGACATACTACCCGTTCAACTCAGGGTACTTCATGTGTCTGAAACTAAAAACGGTTGATGCCGAAAAGCTGCGCGTCCACCTGCTGGACAAGTATGGGGTTGGTGCCATCTCCACCAGCAAGACCGACCTACGCATAGCCTTCTCCTGCATCGCCGAGGAGCATATCCCCGAGCTGTTCGATATCATCTACCAAGGGGTACAGGATCTGGCCTGA
- the rpmB gene encoding 50S ribosomal protein L28, which translates to MSRKCEICGKGPSFGNNVSHANNKTRTVWHPNIQKVKTVKNGTVATIKVCTRCIRSGFITKAL; encoded by the coding sequence ATGTCGAGAAAATGCGAAATCTGCGGAAAAGGCCCAAGCTTCGGCAACAACGTGAGCCACGCCAACAACAAAACCCGTACCGTCTGGCATCCGAACATCCAGAAGGTCAAAACCGTTAAAAACGGCACGGTCGCAACCATCAAGGTCTGCACCCGCTGTATCCGTTCCGGCTTTATCACCAAAGCGCTCTAA
- a CDS encoding DEAD/DEAH box helicase: MSFEALGLRAELLNAVASQGYTAPTPIQAEAIPVIFEGCDLLAGAQTGTGKTAAFALPIVQRLAENPPRQKRRAPRALVLVPTRELAAQVSEQMNNFARRLSLRSTMIYGGVTIQAQIERLHRGVDIVVATPGRLLDHAERGTVNLSKIEFLVLDEADRMLDLGFIDAIKAVAEYLPAKRQTLLFSATYSKSIKQLADELLDHPRRIEVIRKNIAADAVTQAVYEVERSRKREMISFLIRQGGWSQVLVFARTRYGADKLTEELRLDGIEAAAIHSNKSQSIRTRTLAEFKRGEVRVLVATDVAARGLDIVHLPHVVNYDLPQVPEDYVHRIGRTGRAGEEGVAISLVCPEERPLLVAIEKLLKNSIPRQTLAEFPRLAAKRSIRVREIKQVDTLSRARKKKDKQAQEPAKKGTPPRRGKPVAERPVPKTGRRGSRSVR; this comes from the coding sequence ATGTCTTTTGAAGCCCTCGGCCTGCGTGCCGAACTGTTGAACGCCGTTGCCTCCCAAGGCTATACCGCTCCAACTCCGATCCAGGCCGAGGCAATCCCAGTGATTTTCGAGGGATGCGACCTGCTTGCCGGCGCCCAGACCGGCACCGGCAAGACGGCGGCGTTTGCCCTGCCGATCGTGCAGAGACTGGCTGAAAATCCCCCTCGGCAAAAACGGCGGGCTCCACGGGCGTTGGTCCTGGTGCCGACCCGGGAGCTTGCGGCACAGGTCAGCGAACAGATGAATAATTTCGCCCGGCGCCTTTCCCTGCGCTCCACGATGATCTACGGCGGGGTGACCATTCAGGCGCAGATCGAGCGGTTGCACCGCGGTGTCGATATTGTGGTCGCCACGCCGGGGCGGTTGCTCGATCATGCGGAACGGGGCACGGTGAACCTTTCAAAAATCGAGTTCCTGGTTCTTGATGAGGCCGACCGCATGCTGGACCTGGGGTTTATCGACGCAATCAAAGCTGTTGCCGAATACCTGCCTGCCAAACGTCAGACCTTGCTTTTTTCGGCAACCTATTCCAAGAGCATCAAGCAGCTTGCCGACGAGTTGCTCGATCACCCCCGGCGGATCGAGGTCATACGTAAGAATATCGCCGCCGACGCGGTGACCCAGGCCGTCTACGAGGTGGAACGAAGTCGCAAGCGGGAAATGATTTCGTTCCTGATCCGCCAAGGGGGGTGGAGTCAGGTGCTGGTCTTTGCCCGCACCCGTTACGGCGCGGACAAACTGACTGAAGAATTGCGCTTGGACGGGATTGAGGCGGCCGCCATCCACAGCAACAAGAGCCAATCCATCCGGACGCGCACCCTGGCGGAGTTCAAGCGTGGTGAAGTGCGCGTGCTGGTGGCGACCGATGTGGCAGCGCGCGGACTCGACATCGTGCATTTGCCCCATGTGGTGAATTACGACCTGCCCCAGGTTCCCGAGGATTATGTGCACCGGATCGGTCGCACCGGCCGGGCTGGAGAAGAGGGGGTCGCTATCTCCCTGGTCTGTCCGGAAGAACGGCCGCTGTTGGTTGCCATCGAGAAACTGCTCAAGAATTCCATCCCGCGACAGACCCTTGCAGAATTTCCCCGTTTGGCGGCCAAGCGAAGTATTCGGGTCAGAGAGATCAAGCAGGTCGATACGTTGTCTAGGGCAAGGAAGAAAAAGGACAAGCAGGCGCAGGAGCCGGCAAAAAAAGGCACACCTCCCCGGAGGGGGAAACCGGTGGCAGAGCGGCCCGTCCCCAAGACTGGTCGTCGGGGAAGTAGATCGGTGCGGTAG